In a single window of the Anabas testudineus chromosome 19, fAnaTes1.2, whole genome shotgun sequence genome:
- the wnt3 gene encoding proto-oncogene Wnt-3: MDLYLIGYLMCVWLSSSRVLGGYPIWWSLALGQQYSSLGSQPILCGSIPGLVPKQLRFCRNYIEIMPSVAEGVKLGIQECQHQFRGRRWNCTTIKDNLAIFGPVLDKATRESAFVHAIASAGVAFAVTRSCAEGTSTMCGCDSHHKGPPGEGWKWGGCSEDAEFGVLVSREFADARENRPDARSAMNRHNNEAGRSTILDHMHLRCKCHGLSGSCEVKTCWWAQPDFRMLGDYLKDKYDSASEMVVEKHRESRGWVETLRVKYAFFKHPTERDLVYYEGSPNFCEPNPETGSFGTRDRVCNVSSHGIEGCDLLCCGRGHNTRTEKRKEKCHCIFHWCCYVSCQECVRVYDVHTCK, translated from the exons gtCCCTGGCCCTTGGGCAGCAGTACTCATCACTGGGCTCTCAACCCATTCTGTGCGGCTCCATCCCCGGCCTGGTGCCCAAGCAGCTGCGTTTCTGTCGCAATTACATTGAGATCATGCCCAGTGTTGCTGAAGGTGTCAAGTTGGGGATTCAGGAATGCCAGCACCAGTTTAGGGGCCGCCGATGGAACTGTACCACCATCAAGGACAACCTGGCCATCTTTGGTCCCGTCTTAGATAAag CAACCAGAGAGTCAGCATTCGTCCACGCCATAGCTTCAGCAGGCGTTGCGTTTGCAGTGACGCGCTCCTGCGCTGAGGGAACATCCACCATGTGCGGCTGTGACTCCCATCACAAGGGGCCTCCAGGGGAGGGCTGGAAGTGGGGCGGCTGCAGCGAGGACGCAGAGTTTGGGGTGCTGGTGTCCAGAGAGTTTGCAGATGCCAGAGAAAATCGGCCAGACGCTCGCTCTGCCATGAACCGGCACAACAACGAGGCAGGGCGCTCG ACCATCCTCGACCACATGCACCTGCGCTGTAAATGTCACGGCCTGTCAGGAAGCTGTGAGGTGAAGACCTGTTGGTGGGCGCAGCCAGACTTCCGCATGCTGGGTGACTACCTGAAGGACAAGTATGACAGCGCCTCGGAGATGGTGGTGGAAAAGCACCGTGAGTCTCGAGGCTGGGTGGAGACGCTGCGAGTCAAGTACGCCTTCTTCAAGCACCCTACTGAGCGTGACCTGGTCTACTACGAGGGCTCTCCCAACTTTTGCGAGCCCAACCCGGAGACTGGCTCTTTTGGGACGCGCGACAGAGTCTGCAACGTGTCGTCACACGGCATCGAGGGCTGCGACCTGCTCTGCTGCGGCCGAGGCCACAACACCCGGACTGAGAAGCGCAAAGAGAAGTGTCACTGCATCTTTCACTGGTGCTGCTACGTCAGCTGTCAGGAGTGCGTGCGTGTCTATGACGTGCACACGTGCAAGTGA
- the LOC113156374 gene encoding vesicle-fusing ATPase-like produces the protein MAARTMQAARCPTDELSLTNCAVINEKEQQFEEHVTVRNLAHKYVFTLKRHPSVNLGSIAFSLPQRKWAGLSIGQEVEVTNYTFDKSKQCISSMTVEIDFLQKKNVDSNTYDSDKMAMEFNQHFNNQAFSAGQQLVFSFCDKLFGLFIKDIEAMDPSILKGGQSSGKKPKIEIGLLLANSQVIFEKSETSSMILVGKAKTRESRQSIISPDWNFEKMGIGGLDKEFSDIFRRAFASRVFPPDIVEQMGCKHVKGILLYGPPGCGKTLMARQIGKMLKAREPKIVNGPEILNKYVGESEANIRKLFADAEDEQKRLGPNSGLHIIIFDEIDAICKQRGSMAGSTGVHDTVVNQLLSKIDGVEQLNNILVIGMTNRPDLIDEALLRPGRLEVKMEIGLPDEKGRIQILNIHTARMRDNKLLAIDVDIKELAVETKNYSGAELEGLVRAAQSTAMNRHIKASNTVEVNTETAERLQVSRVDFMASLNNDIKPAFGTNQEDYASYIMNGIIRWGDPVSAVLQDGELLVKQTKDSDRTPLVSVLLEGPPNSGKTALAAKISEDSEFPFIKICSPDKMIGYSEIAKCQAIKKIFEDAYKSQLSCVVVDDIERLLDYVPIGPRFSNLVLQALLVLLKKPPPKGRKLLIIGTTSRKDVLQEMEMLDAFSTTIHIPNISRGEQLVEALELLGSFQEKERASIAKAVKGKGLWIGIKKLLMLIEMAAQMDPDYRVSKFLTLLKDEGALGSNKFVKNPLDQLEPHSLKEASFIVTDKWNL, from the exons ATGGCCGCTCGG ACTATGCAAGCGGCGAGATGCCCGACAGATGAGCTGTCTTTGACCAACTGTGCCGTCATCAATGAGAAGGAACAACAGTTTGAAGA ACACGTGACTGTACGAAATTTAGCCCACAAGTATGTGTTCACCCTGAAGAGGCATCCCAGTGTTAACCTTGGATCAATTGCCTTCAGTTTGCCGCAG AGAAAATGGGCAGGCCTATCGATTGGACAGGAAGTTGAAG TGACAAATTACACGTTTGACAAGTCCAAGCAGTGTATAAGCAGCATGACAGTGGAGATCGActttctgcagaagaagaatGTAGACAGCAATACGTACGACTCCGACAAGATGGCCATGGAGTTCAATCAGCACTTCAACAATCAGGCCTTCAGTGCCGGCCAGCAG CTGGTGTTTAGTTTCTGTGATAAGCTGTTTGGCTTGTTCATAAAAGACATTGAGGCCATGGACCCCAGCATCTTAAAAGGAGGACAGTCATCTGGCAAGAAACCGAAG ATTGAGATCGGTTTGTTGTTGGCAAACAGTCAGGTGATTTTTGAGAAGTCAGAGACCTCATCCATGATCCTGGTTG GAAAAGCCAAGACCCGTGAGTCCCGTCAGTCCATCATCAGCCCTGACTGGAACTTTGAGAAGATGGGTATTGGAGGCCTTGACAAGGAGTTTTCTGACATCTTCCGTAGAGCCTTCGCCTCCCGAGTCTTCCCTCCAGACATAGTGGAACAGATGG GCTGTAAGCATGTAAAGGGAATCCTGCTGTACGGACCCCCAGGCTGTGGCAAAACCCTGATGGCACGACAGATTGGTAAGATGCTCAAGGCACGGGAGCCAAAGATCGTCAACGGTCCCGAGATTCTCAACAAGTACGTCGGAGAGTCTGAGGCCAACATCAGGAAGTTGTTTGCAGACGCAGAGGACGAACAGAAGCGG CTCGGTCCCAACAGCGGCCTTCACATCATCATATTTGATGAGATCGATGCCATCTGTAAGCAGCGTGGCAGCATGGCAGGCAGCACAGGCGTCCACGACACCGTAGTCAACCAGCTGCTGTCAAAGATAGATGGAGTGGAGCAACTCAACAATATCCTGGTTATag GTATGACCAACAGGCCCGACCTGATAGACGAGGCTTTGTTGAGGCCAGGAAGGCTGGAGGTGAAGATGGAGATTG GGTTACCGGATGAAAAGGGTCGTATTCAGATCCTGAACATCCACACAGCGAGGATGCGAGACAACAAACTGCTGGCTATTGATGTAGACATCAAGGAGCTGGCTGTGGAGACTAAGAACTACAGTGGTGCAGAACTGGAAGGTCTAGTCAGGGCTGCACAGTCCACTGCTATGAACAGACATATAAAG gCTAGTAACACAGTGGAGGTGAACACTGAGACTGCAGAGAGGCTGCAGGTCAGCAGAGTTGACTTCATGGCATCGCTGAACAATGACATCAAACCT GCGTTTGGTACCAACCAGGAGGACTATGCCAGCTACATTATGAACGGTATCATCCGATGGGGCGACCCGGTGTCGGCGGTCTTACAGGACGGGGAGCTGCTGGTGAAGCAGACGAAGGACAGCGACCGCACCCCACTGGTCTCTGTGCTTCTGGAGG GACCACCCAACAGTGGCAAGACAGCTCTGGCAGCTAAGATCTCAGAAGACTCTGAGTTCCCCTTTATTAAGATCTGCTCCCCGGACAAGATGATCGGATACTCTGAGATTGCCAAATGTCAAGCCATCAAAAAA ATATTTGAAGATGCCTACAAGTCTCAGCTGAGCTGTGTGGTCGTGGACGACATTGAACGTTTATTGG ACTACGTCCCAATCGGACCTCGTTTCTCCAACCTGGTGTTACAAGCTTTGCTGGTTTTGCTGAAGAAACCTCCTCCAAAG GGTCGTAAGCTGCTGATCATTGGCACCACAAGTCGTAAAGACGTCCTTCAGGAAATGGAGATGCTAGATGCTTTCAGCACCACCATCCATATTCCCAACATCTCAAGGGGAGAGCAGCTGGTCGAGGCCCTAGAG CTGCTGGGCAGTTTCCAGGAGAAAGAGCGCGCCAGCATAGCTAAAGCTGTGAAGGGTAAAGGCCTGTGGATTGGCATCAAGAAGTTGCTCATGCTAATTGAAATGGCTGCGCAG ATGGATCCTGACTACAGAGTAAGCAAGTTCCTGACTCTATTGAAGGATGAAGGAGC actGGGTTCTAATAAATTCGTGAAGAACCCTCTAGACCAACTGGAGCCGCATAGTCTAAAAGAGGCATCCTTCATTG TTACTGACAAATGGAACCTCTGA